The genomic window AGATTTGAAATTGAAACAACCATCCGTCCTTTTGTAGAGGTGCTTGACGAGCTGGGGGTCCCGTACCAAATTGGCGGTTCGGTAGCCAGCTCAATATTTGGTGTAGAGAGAGGGGAAAACATGACGCATTTAAGAAAGGATAAATAATAACTTGAACTATTTCAAACATGAATCGGCATATGTTGATGAACCTTGCGAAATAGGCAGTGGCACGAAAATCTGGCATTTTTCTCATGTTATGAAAAATGCAAAAATTGGTGAAAATTGCATTCTCGGCCAGAACGTAAACATCGCCGGTAATGTTGTAACAGGGAATAATGTCAAAATACAGAATAATGTTTCTGTGTATGAAGGTACGATTATTGAAGATGATGTTTTTCTGGGACCTTCATGCGTATTGACAAATGTTACGAACCCTCGGTCCCAGGTCAACCGGCAAGCCCTTTATGAAAAAATCCACATTTGCCGTGGAGCGACAATTGGTGCAAATGCAACAATTGTATGTGGTATTACTATCGGTCGATATGCATTTATTGCAGCCGGTGCGGTAGTTACCAAAGATGTTCCGGATTATGCATTCATGATCGGCATACCTGCTAAACAAAATGGATGGATGAGCCGGCATGGACATCGATTAATCAAATCTGATGA from Chitinivibrionales bacterium includes these protein-coding regions:
- a CDS encoding N-acetyltransferase, with translation MNYFKHESAYVDEPCEIGSGTKIWHFSHVMKNAKIGENCILGQNVNIAGNVVTGNNVKIQNNVSVYEGTIIEDDVFLGPSCVLTNVTNPRSQVNRQALYEKIHICRGATIGANATIVCGITIGRYAFIAAGAVVTKDVPDYAFMIGIPAKQNGWMSRHGHRLIKSDENDMYICPESGLRYSVTQSGNLKCLDIDEEQPLPEDMRAGKLSYKEFKKIS